In the Planktothrix tepida PCC 9214 genome, GCTAGTAGCTTTTGGCGCATCATCTCAAAATTTTTGAAGCCATAGCTTTGACGAAGAATTAATTTGATCCGGTTGTTTAATCCCTCCATAACTCCACTGGTTGTTCGATTAATAAAATAATGGCAAATATCGGGAAGATGGTGTTTAAGAGTTTGGGCGGTTTTTCCAAAAACAATAAGAGCCGAATTGAGCCATTTCTTTAATCTTCTCATTCCCATAAGAACCGTTGTACTGCTTTCATAAATATCTCGGAGTTCCTCTTTTAATTCATAAGCGATACTCAAACAGGGGGAGGCCTTTAACAACAGTTTCAGATCCCTTCTCTCTTCGGGGGTTAAATCGACATAATTTTTCAGCAGTAAGCACCGATTTTTTAAGCCTTTTAGTTCTAATTTAAGTCGAAGTTGATTCAGAGAACTGTTGACTAACTTCATCACATGAAATCGGTCAATGACAATTAAAGCATTAGGAAAAACTTCCCGAATCACTTTTTTAAATCCTCCCCACATATCCACAGA is a window encoding:
- a CDS encoding transposase, which codes for MRAKVKEVSVDMWGGFKKVIREVFPNALIVIDRFHVMKLVNSSLNQLRLKLELKGLKNRCLLLKNYVDLTPEERRDLKLLLKASPCLSIAYELKEELRDIYESSTTVLMGMRRLKKWLNSALIVFGKTAQTLKHHLPDICHYFINRTTSGVMEGLNNRIKLILRQSYGFKNFEMMRQKLLA